From a region of the Ovis aries strain OAR_USU_Benz2616 breed Rambouillet chromosome 10, ARS-UI_Ramb_v3.0, whole genome shotgun sequence genome:
- the LOC121820487 gene encoding uncharacterized protein LOC121820487: MDSGDPETEAAYALRLLQPPPDQGRKKPAALREERQAENVREERAVSWTRPQHGLARFPRFPQPGVFSSRSRCWEKLLPPTKLRFLCLAICVSLQPASTIPRGDPCLHVNPEGPELCPPKAAVHGAIADTWINALSSSGTSASSPTAAPATGGIPALGRGSVCGLRAALCHGAFHGSSFPRVQSTGNRESCGVVAIFLNKQKNNSNEMKRQLSPWCAPHRPRQPFVPPAFSLGGGGRHSRACGPLLSRTCACIRRQLAGLGCAF; the protein is encoded by the exons ATGGATTCTGGGGACCCTGAGACGGAGGCAGCTTACGCACTGCGGCTGCTCCAGCCGCCCCCTGACCAGG GACGCAAAAAGCCCGCTGCATTAAGAgaagagaggcaggcagagaacGTTCGAGAGGAGAGAGCTGTCAGCTGGACACGCCCACAGCACGGTCTGGCCAGGTTCCCCCGGTTCCCTCAGCCGGGCGTGTTCTCTTCCCGGTCCCGTTGCTGGGAGAAGCTGCTGCCTCCAACAAAGCTGAGGTTTCTCTGCCTCGCAATCTGCGTGTCCCTACAGCCAGCCTCCACCATCCCGAGAGGGGACCCCTGCCTCCACGTCAACCCCGAGGGTCCTGAGCTCTGCCCACCGAAGGCCGCGGTGCACGGGGCCATTGCTGACACGTGGATCAACGCTCTGTCCTCTTCTGGGACGTCAGCCTCATCTCCCACTGCAGCCCCGGCCACGGGGGGGATTCCAGCCCTGGGCAGGGGGTCGGTCTGCGGGCTGAGAGCTGCCCTGTGCCATGGGGCCTTTCACGGCTCCTCTTTTCCCAGAGTTCAAAGCACCGGGAATAGAGAGTCGTGTGGTGTTGTTGCT ATCTtcctaaacaaacaaaagaacaacagcaatgaaatgaaaaggcagctgTCTCCTTGGTGCGCTCCCCATCGCCCCCGCCAGCCCTTCGTCCCTCCGGCGTTCTCTCTGGGAGGGGGTGGACGTCACTCCCGAGCCTGTGGTCCACTCCTTTCTCGCACGTGTGCGTGCATCCGCCGACAGCTCGCGGGGCTGGGTTGCGCCTTCTGA